A window of Drosophila sulfurigaster albostrigata strain 15112-1811.04 chromosome X, ASM2355843v2, whole genome shotgun sequence genomic DNA:
TAAAAAAGTTGAATCAAAGTATTTCATGCCTTAGTTCTTATTAGAAAAAGTAGTATAGAAGTATACAAAAACTTAGAATCGGattccaaattaattaatttatgtctCATCAGCCAGTGAAACGTTCATGAATGACGTTCAAGAAAgccaaaaattgtttctttaaGTATTTCTGTGTGTCACCTCTTTATCTTTGAGAGGTTTCCCCCAGTGTCGTTTAATTAGCCAACAAGCGATTTCagtcaattgaattttaacattttttctatTCGATTGTTTTAAACTATTTACTTTTCTCTTGCAGTTCGAGAAGACCGCAGATCATCTGTTCGATGCCGCGTACTATGGACAAACGGATGCCATCAATGGCGTCTCAGAGCGCATCATCTTGGGCATGCCGGCGGGAATTGGAACGGGCATCTTTAAGCTGCTGCAGTATCATGCTGATAAGGAGGTGCCGCCTACCGAGCCGACAATCTTCAATGTGATGGGACTGCAGCCGGTTGCCTAGCGCAATTTGCAGCAAATGAAACGTCACAGCTACAAACACCCGCCCGCCCTCTCAGCTCCTGTGAAATGCCGTAAACCGTAGTCGATTAAGTCGTTAAGTTAGTTAGCTACtagttaataaatatgcaactAGACATTTGATAAAGCTGGTGCCTTGCTGGCTGCAAGGACTTAACAGAGTTAAGCTGCCGCATgagttaaataatttatgtcaAAAAGGGGAACTGCTGGATGTGCCtgtcatatttattttacttctaACGAGTTCtttcattacaatttttatttttactatattatACCTTTAAATTTGCGCTATTATCCTTGCtggtttataataatttatgtaaaatgaTATTAGCTGGTATTGCAGCAGTGAAAGTGCCTGtcatattctttatagttCTTTCGCTCTTTTTGGTCATTTCTATTATACctttaattttgtgaatttttctATTATCCTTGCTGGTTTCGTGCACCAAAGCCAATGTCCTGCTTgactatatatgtatctttATGCTGAATCCTCAGTAAATTCACAACAATTTGTAAGGACTTTCATGAATTCTACTTGCAAGAATAACTTAACAATGGCTACCACTCGGCAGTATCCTGGCGAATTTGGTCCTTTCACTCAAAATAGTTACTTTCATTAAGTTCTGTTCACTGCTCAGAGGATATACctttcaaatttcattatcCTTGCTGATATCCTGTACCAAAGCCAATGTCCTTGAGCGCCAGTAAAAAATGCAGCTGCTTGTCTATATCCTTAAACTGAATACTCACGAAATTCACAATAATTCGTGAGgattttcattgatttttatttgcaagGATATCTTCATAATAGCATAACTCGGCAGTATCCTGCGGGATTTCAAAATGTCATACCATTTCGTAATCTACATCATTCTGGCTATCGATTTGCATTCAAAAATTTCcgcaatgcaacaaaaaaattcctCAAATTTTTCAAGGGGAGGCATGCAAATTTTGgttaaaaatcacaaaatcgCCTGTAACTCGGCCATTCTAAGAACGATTtcgatgtcctttggcagaatGTTAGCTGACAGGATAAGCTTCCAGAAACTGTGCCTAGATCCTTGAAAGTCCTGCAAACCTGCGAGTTAGAAGGACtttttcgttttaaaaaaTCTCGTCATAACTCGAAGGTCCTTGACAGGACATGGCTGACATGAGTGTCAAACGATAGGTAATCCTTAGCACTATCGACTGGCCAAAGGACATTTAAATCGTCCTGCTACTTTCCGAGTTATTCAggattttatgtttttggaTCATTTTCAGAGCAAAAATTTTCTcttcgaaaattttttttttctaatttgaaTAACGAATGAAAACACCctgtaaatgaaataaactgtTGTAGCTTTTGATTCACttagttatttattacataaatatatagagtatagtatatgtagttgtagttgtagcgatagttgtgtatatatatatatatatagagtatagtAATTATATAGGGTATCTTTGCTTcgcatatatatgtgtgtgtgtgatttaattaacatacagaaatttacaaattcataatccataatttataattaataatatttagatTGTtacaaactaataaaaaaaaattcaactaaaaacaaagaaattcgTTCAATATTTTTTCCACTCAATTTTTAGCTAACCTATAGATATATAGAGATAAAGTTTTCGACTTAGATAATatagcgaaaaaaaaaaacagaaaaaaaattaaaacttaaatatgcatatcacaggattattatttatacaaatgaaattgttgttgctcgttattgaaattaaaatgaaaaagaaaaaaaaagggagggaaaaactttaatttcatttcaattatttcatgAAACCCAAAAACAAAGTATAAATCAAAGAATGCGCGGAAAATTTGGAGCAAAAGCAGGATTAGAGGAGCAGGATCAGGATCAGGCTCAGGCGCTACTTATCAAACGTTTCCTcgattatatatatgtatatgtagatctaatatataaatatatatatacgtatgtacgtaataagagagagatagagacttAGGCTTGATGCATATTTTAGTTGGGAGTCTTAAGACTAATCACGCAATAGGCGACGACCTTTCCTTAGATAattcagtttgtttttttctttttgttttatcgtTAATCGTTTATCCTGACTATATGACTATGTAAAATTGTTTCTTCAACTAGAGAAttgaccacaaaaaaaagatgaaaaaatgGAGCAAAATCAGTCAATGGGAATGGCGGAGGAGGTGGACGAAATTGTGGAACTTCCTCCATCCGTTGCCTCCAGAtccatctgcatctgcatctgggTCGCTGTCTCCGGTTGCACGTAGCCCGCTCGGCGATCGTGGATGAGCATCGAAAGCGTCTCCAGGCTGCGACGCACCTGTTCGAACAATAAACGATAATGCcaaataaatatcataaacaacatcaacaagttTTAGTAGAAGTTTTCTTGCTAATACTGATAACTATCTCAAGTTGAGAGCATTTGGATTTATTGCCTATGACTCGCTCTATCGAGCCAGCCATTCAGTCTGCCCCGCATTGATAAGATTATGCAAAGAGTCGCTGCTTAGCTGCTGGTGTCCATAATTATCTGTCTCTCAGTACTTTTTATCACTGCTTAAaagctcactctctctctgcagCAAAGCTTTAGGCAACAGATAGCCACAAAATGCAACTCATACtatctacatatataacaGAGAAAAGTGATAACGCGTTCCCTCATTGACTTATCGAAAAATGGCAGTTTGACTACATATTGAAAACTTGAAATATATGCCAATAGTAATTGGAGTAAACTCTTCTATGGCAAGTAACTAACTAATTTGATAAATCCTGAATGACTATGGAAACTTCTGCTGAAGAGCTGCTGACATATACTGTAAGTAAATTCATTGCTGACTATGGAAAGTTTTGTTGAATGCTGCTGACATTTACTGTAAGTAAATTCCTTGATGACTATAGAAAGTTTTGCTGACATTTCTTGCACGTAAAGTGCTTGATGACTTTGGAAAGTTCTGCTAATATTTCTTATTCATAGTCTTTGACGACAGTGGAAACTACTGCTGAAGTTCTGCTGATATTTCCAGCACCTAAAATCCTTGATGAATATGGAAAGTTCTGCTGAAGTGCTGCTGACAATTCATGTACGTAAAGTCGTTGATGATTATGAAAAGTTCTGCTGACATTTCCTGTATGTAAAATTCTTCTTGACAATGGAAACTTCTGCTCAAGTTCTGCTGACATTTCCTCTGCTCACCTTCGATATTTGTTCCAGATTCTTCGATAAAATGTGCTGAGCTTCGGCTGTGCTTTTATCCTGCAGCTCCTTTTGCCAGCGCAGCGCATCAGCAAAAATATCGTCATCGTTGCCCGAGCGCTACAACGAAACGAGAGCTTAGCTTAAAGAGTCACAAAGAGGAGCGTGAGGATCTTCTtaccaaattgaaatcaactGGTGTGTTGTAGAGATGTGTTTTGGCCTCAATGTCCAGTATGCGATAGAGCAAAAAGACGGAGAATAGCGCCAGCATAATGGCCAACATGATGCCCAAATAGAGCACATGCAACTCGGTCAGCGTTGGCAGCTTGCGACTCAAACGCGAACGCAGCGACGACGTTGTGCtcgctgatgctgttgttgttgttgctgttgcatttgcagttaaAATTCTGACGggtgtcgctgctgttgttgttgctgtgattgtGTTGGAAGGAAGCGCGGAAGTCGAGAGTTgtggcacagcagcagcagcggcgacaAATGTTTGCTGCGTTTGCTCCTCATAGTGGACGATGGGCGGCGCCGAGCTGCGGATGGTCACCTGATCCAACTCATTGGCCACGCCCAGCGTGCTCTTGCCCGGGAGATCTAAAAGATCAGAAAAGAATGcaagtttcaatttcaaattctcaacttcaattcaatttcgtttGCTTACCGGAATGTCGGTCGGCGATGTTGCGCTGCCTCAGCTGCATCTCTTGTTGttcggttgctgctgccgccgccgctgcggCTGCTGAGCGCAAATGTGGCGGACTCTCGTTGCCGCTGATCGAGCAACTGCTGTCGTCATCGAGCAGATACTCTTCAGGTAGCTCCACATCGACGGGCAGCGGTTTTGGGAGTATCTCATTGCCTGTCGCCAGTTGAGTGCACACGGTGCACATCAGCCGGAAGGCGGCCTCGCGACTGATGAAGCTGCCGAAGACGTGACGCTCATCGGcggttgccacgcccactgcaTTTGGTATGATCTTTGCTGTTTTCTCCTTTGAGATTTTCGTCACCGACGATGTGGGTATTACAACCTAAAAGAAATTTgggaaaaaaaacacaaaagattTTAGTAAGGCATATAAATGCGAATAGAAGTGCTTACagagtatctcaaagtcgaacAACAAGACTTTGAGATACTCTATAAGCACATATATGCAATGAAACCAGAGtgtagttttaaaatttggcAGCTCTAGATCTCATAGTATTCGAGTTACAGGCTTCGAAGCAtgtggacagacagacagactttAAGATTTATCGGTAATATCTATGCTTTTAACCTAAAGTTAATCATGACCAGAGTGTGAGCTGAAAATTTTACAGTTCCAGCTCTCATAGTATTCGAGTTACAGACTTCCAAGCAtgtggacagacagacagacggacggagcAAGCTTTTTTCAACTTACCTTGGTTACATAACCGAAAACATTGGAATAGAAAGCGAAATGCTGTTCCGTTATATAGAGATGTCCTTGAAGCGGAATGTCGCCAACAAGAGCACACGAAAAATCTGcaaaaattaagaaacaaaatttttatttattgacataacttaagaaaaatgaaattacattaGTTTtgattaatatatgtatgagataacgaaaaaaaataatatatatttacattcatTACTGGAAAATTTTAACTATTGAAAACTTAAGTTACGTTATGaactataaacaaaaactatatCTTTAAGCTAAATTATTGATGCTCTGAACATCAAATTCTCTTCTTTGCATAACTATAACTTAAGTGTGTTGACatttcttaatatttcttaaaatatttatgccaaaagcaaaatcagGCTTTAGCTggcaatttgatatattttgttacattgaaaaatagataatataagcgcaaaaatactgaaatatacatttcctATACATTTAGTAATCAATATAGTACCATTCCCAATTaacataccgcaaaaatactgaagtcTACCAAAGTTAGTATAATTACATAGTACCATTCAttatactatatcaatatactaaaaacatagttgttggtatatttaacataTCGATAAAATACTGAGATATGCGAAAGTTTGTATACTTATACTGTACCTTTCAATATACTtcaataatatactaaaacgtTGCCTTTGGTGtcatattttggtatattttgggaataataccgcataataatatataatattatattataataatattttcaaatttgaaaaacaaacaaaataaaataattttcggAAAACATGGAGACTACTTACAGTTAATGAGTTTCTCATCCTTGGAGACTTGTGAGAAGTGTCGATGGAATTTCTTCACACGCGAACTGGAGACTTCCTTGCGCTTTTTCTCCTTCTCGGGAGGCgtcgcagttgctgctgtcgctccCGTTGTTGCGCTTGCCGATGCTGTGGACGCTACCACAACGGAGTGGTGGTGACCGGAGGTGCCAGCGGCGGCAGATGTGGATGagatcgctgctgctgccgccgcggACGTTTGCTGATCATGTTTCGCCGTGCTGAGGCCTTTACCGCCGGCTGTTAAGCCGCCGCCTCCGCCGTTGCCTGCTTTGCTCTGATTGCTGCGCGGACTGGGATTGGGACTGCTGCCAAGACTGTGGGCACTACCGCTCGGCTGCAGCGGCGCACCTGAGTTGGCGTAGCTCTGAGGCAAGGAACTGCAAGCAAgaagaataaagaaatatcGTTATAAGAGGAATTACTTAGAAACACTTCTAAAGATATCAACTAAGGAAGTTAcaaacaaagatgttaatCAATTAATCAGATTAAAAGCTAATCTTGGCAGATAAAtctttaaaagttattttttgcttgtatagaacaacaattaaatcccttaaaaactatgcaaatttGGTTTACCAGGAAAGCGCTAAGAgctttattatatattatatattaagcGCAACCGATTGACTATGTAAACTGAAGCTTAGGTTAAGGAGCAGCTTTAAAGCTCAAGCTGTTGGATTGGAAAAACCTTCACAGCAAAGGTAAACGCTCAAAGctttaatattgtatatacgaAAGCTCGTTCAATCTTGGCCCATTGACCACGTTAACTAAAGCTTTTGCTCAACATCAGCTTATAAGCTCAAATTGTTGCTTCAGCTAAGTTGGTTAATCCTGAAGGAAAGGTTTAAAAAATTAGACGTTCAGtgctttaataaatatgaaatttcgTTAAATCTTAATTGTCTCTTTAAACGTAAGCTTAGATCAAATATCAGCTTAAAAGCTCaagatttttcatttcaaacatAATAACACCGAAGCTAAACGCTCGGagctttaaaatataagaaaGTTCATTGAAGCTAAACTAAAGCTTAGGCTAAACAGCAGCTTATAAGCTTAAACTGTAGCCTTTGAAATAGCTTCAAACTCAGCTAAGTTGATTAATCCTTAAGACTACGCTTAAAAGATTAGACAATATGCATATTCGATGCATAATAAATAGCATTAAAAGCGTGAAATATTTCCCTTAACGATATTGCTAGCTTTAAGCTTCACCGAAAGTCGTTACATGCGTTACGAAATGTACGAGAAGTTTTGCGGTTCTGGGACAACGATAACTTGACCACGGTCAAGTGGAATTATCACAGCTGGCAGTTACACAAAAGCAAGGTCCGAAGATAAAGCGAAACCCCGAGTACAAGTACAAGTACACTTGCTAGATCCGTTTGGGATGGATGACTGTAACAGGGTATTGAGCTCATAACTATTGTGGCCTATCACTAGAAAAGCAGGCCAGTCgtcatttactttttatgatGAGAGGCCATAAACTACGGAAAACAGAAAAGCAACTGCAAGTTGAACGACTTGCTTAGACCCTGTAATGATTGCATCAAATAAATGTAGACTCCCGATTGCTCTAACAAAATGTACAGGGTATACAGCATAGGCACAAGTGTATCAATTTTATGTGTTTATAAGTGGAAATTGTGTTTTCTCACGCTGACTAAAGTTACAGCTGCTGTTGGATGATGATCGCATAGGGTATACAAAAGCACAGTTGGGAGggaagcagcagcgacgacaTTTAATGGCGCAATTGAGAGTACAATTAGCGATATATAGAAAGAGGTCTGGGGGCAACAGGTGCTGCCTGCCGACTGTCAGGTGTTAATACTGGCCGAGTCTGCAGCGTAATGGCTAATAGGCATTATGAAAATTCAATGataactcaactcaactcaattcaatCCAGCTGATCGTCTCTGCTCAATACTGAGTGCTTGACTGACGCAATGATGGATTGGTATTGGATGATATTGATGGTGTTACCGCTTATCGGGGTAAAACGCACTAAAATacgcaaaaagcaaaacgtgTGCCAAGATTTATGATACTCCTCCATATCAACACAATATATGATTCTCCATCTCTTTCGGTTTCTCTGACGCTATCGTCTGCAGATTGTCTCCCAATGatctaatattatattttctttttttttttggctgggACATCAGTATTCACTTCATACACATTCCGCATAGTTCAACTGATAAGCATTATTTGCTCTCTTCGTGtgtttcttattatttattatgcttttttttcatactttttttttatctatacCACGAAACGGGGAGTGAATCAGCAAACGCTTGGGAACGCTGTCGAACCCCCCATTGAGAAAAAGACAGAGCTCTAAAGAAACGTCTtcttacaaaaacaataaataaatataaataactgtAAAAACAtacgacaacaaaataaaataaataaagagatAAGCTTCAACTTAATCCCAGCAAAACTCGTGTATGCCTTCGACTTTAAACTCAGTTATCAGTTATCGAAATTTCGAGCTAACGTAATTAGTTAATTTCTAATTGAATGACCTGCCTGAAccactttttgttttggttaaGCAAAACTTGCAGCATGAGCATGAcctggcttggcttggcttggctttcaACCTTCTCCACGTCTCCACGTCTTCACGTTACATCATCCATTTGCGACTCATCTAAATTGTATTGTCACTTCCCCAACAATGAATGTATTTTAGTCAAAGAGCTTGTCAGCGTGTAAATTCGTTGGTTATCTCTACAAAATATTGGCTACACACATTATGAAATATATCAAGCGTCTCTCGTAATATTcttggcaacattttaaacAGCAAGTAAGCAAAGAGTTTAAATACGTTGCTAACGAGAATTCTTAGGCTTATGCAAGCACATTTTATGGCTTAGCAATTCTTCTATTTCCTTTCACAGAATGTGCGGGATTATACAAAGTTTACAATATTAAGATTTTGACTGTGACATTACTTACGAATTACCATAGAATACGTAAAGAATGGAATTACCATAGAAGAGCTTATTAAAGCTCAACTTTAAAGCACAAATATGGGATATTAGACGTAATTTGTTCACCCCCACTTTATGAAAGTTTGCCTTAGCATCtcttataataaattatgtgtCAAAATTCTCATGCAGCACACAAAacttatatgtacatataagtTCTAAGTGCTCTATCCCTATGCTCTACTTTACTCTATGCCTGCAATTTGTTCACCCCCCGTAGCATCtcttataattaaaattcttataaaGCACCCAAAACCTTTGTGTATAAGCTGCTCTATCCCTATGCTCTGCTTTGCCCTACGCCTGCAATGTAAGCTCTTATACACCACTCTTATACTTAAGTTGCCTGCAATTTTGGCCTGTCTATCTCTCTTACACTTACGGCGTGGAGTTGTAGTGTTGCTTATGCTTTGTGTTCGCCTTCAAGTGATCGCCGCCATCTTGTGAGCCGCTCTCTTGAGCAGTCCTATCGCGAAGGTTGCAaaagctgccgctgccgctactgttactgttgttgttgttgctgctggactCAATGAGCGACATGCGTTTAATGGAACGCGCGACGCTGCGTGCGGCAGCATTGACAAAGCCCCGTTCGCGAGAATGATGGCGACCATCGCTCTTGTGACGTCGCATTACCGGCGGCGGCTCAGTGCTATCGTTAAGCTCACTGCTCAAGATGCTGCTATCATTATGcgtattgttgttggtatCAATGCTTTCCAGTGACTCGTTGGCAACGCCGCGAATATCAACGCGCTCTGatttactgctgttgttgttgttgctgtcgccgtTGGCGTCGTCAAAGAGATCCTGCTCAAAGAAGACACTAAGCCGGCCACTGCCACGCGTATTCGAATTCTCACTGGACACGTGCATTATTTACGATTTATCGATTCACTCAAtagttgctattgttattagCACTTTATCGTTGCACAGCACCaacttgcaaaaaaatatagtgtatgtttgtatatttgttattctaTTTAGACAAAGTGAAAAGCGCGCGCACTGTAAGCTCGATGAAAGCAAACTAAGACAAAAAAAACGCACTCGAAAACTCAAAGTCAAGTGAAGCGAAACAAAGCCAAAGTGCTGCTGGAGTTAAAGAGAGAGCGCGCGAGAGGCTGAGGCGGAGttagagagaacgagagagcgaCCTCTAACAGTTACTAACGGCACTTGCTTCTGCATTCAACAGTTGTGCCttcgctttgtttgttttgaattcTGTTTTGTCGATTCTATTCTTTTAGTGTTGGtgttcttattgttatttttttttcgtttttgcactttgttgttttttcgtCGACGTCGTCTGCCGGTCGCTGGTCGTGTCTGCGCCAGCGTCTCGCATTAACTGAAACGACGTTTGACAGCGCCAGCAATGCCAGTTAGCTGGGCTCTAGCGCtgacgtcaacgtcgacgctggcagcgtcagcaacagcaacaaaacggTAGCAGAGGCCGAGCCGCGGCGGTTCGATTGCTTGCTTTGTTTACTACTATTATCAGGGCATTGCAGTCACGAATAACAGCGAAAGCATCTAATTATGTTAAACGGCTTACAGCTGTTAACAGCGCTTGCATAACAGCAAAGCATGACAGAAGGATCGTTTAGTCCGAGTCTGTTAtcaatgtaaatgtaattaacAGTGCGAGTCTTTGgaattatgattatttcttttcttcacATATTTGTGGGTAATTAAGAAACAGAAATAATATGACTGAATGTAATGAATAT
This region includes:
- the LOC133847397 gene encoding GRAM domain-containing protein 2B-like isoform X6; amino-acid sequence: MYRTGSGSALLCLAQSLTASHASNWNRLGHNTANDQDVIPEQQEQRRKNGNKRILLKARSTSSVVHTVANGGNSVTDERASTSMAPLQLPSKGAAAANANAIATAKNSSGSNPTTTTTAATRSELSEEQRLQLIQQQQLELQQRRLQYIQQLSLPETFDPDDSSLPQSYANSGAPLQPSGSAHSLGSSPNPSPRSNQSKAGNGGGGGLTAGGKGLSTAKHDQQTSAAAAAAISSTSAAAGTSGHHHSVVVASTASASATTGATAATATPPEKEKKRKEVSSSRVKKFHRHFSQVSKDEKLINYFSCALVGDIPLQGHLYITEQHFAFYSNVFGYVTKVVIPTSSVTKISKEKTAKIIPNAVGVATADERHVFGSFISREAAFRLMCTVCTQLATGNEILPKPLPVDVELPEEYLLDDDSSCSISGNESPPHLRSAAAAAAAAATEQQEMQLRQRNIADRHSDLPGKSTLGVANELDQVTIRSSAPPIVHYEEQTQQTFVAAAAAVPQLSTSALPSNTITATTTAATPVRILTANATATTTTASASTTSSLRSRLSRKLPTLTELHVLYLGIMLAIMLALFSVFLLYRILDIEAKTHLYNTPVDFNLRSGNDDDIFADALRWQKELQDKSTAEAQHILSKNLEQISKVRRSLETLSMLIHDRRAGYVQPETATQMQMQMDLEATDGGSSTISSTSSAIPID
- the LOC133847397 gene encoding GRAM domain-containing protein 2B-like isoform X5, with the translated sequence MHVSSENSNTRGSGRLSVFFEQDLFDDANGDSNNNNSSKSERVDIRGVANESLESIDTNNNTHNDSSILSSELNDSTEPPPVMRRHKSDGRHHSRERGFVNAAARSVARSIKRMSLIESSSNNNNSNSSGSGSFCNLRDRTAQESGSQDGGDHLKANTKHKQHYNSTPSLPQSYANSGAPLQPSGSAHSLGSSPNPSPRSNQSKAGNGGGGGLTAGGKGLSTAKHDQQTSAAAAAAISSTSAAAGTSGHHHSVVVASTASASATTGATAATATPPEKEKKRKEVSSSRVKKFHRHFSQVSKDEKLINYFSCALVGDIPLQGHLYITEQHFAFYSNVFGYVTKVVIPTSSVTKISKEKTAKIIPNAVGVATADERHVFGSFISREAAFRLMCTVCTQLATGNEILPKPLPVDVELPEEYLLDDDSSCSISGNESPPHLRSAAAAAAAAATEQQEMQLRQRNIADRHSDLPGKSTLGVANELDQVTIRSSAPPIVHYEEQTQQTFVAAAAAVPQLSTSALPSNTITATTTAATPVRILTANATATTTTASASTTSSLRSRLSRKLPTLTELHVLYLGIMLAIMLALFSVFLLYRILDIEAKTHLYNTPVDFNLRSGNDDDIFADALRWQKELQDKSTAEAQHILSKNLEQISKVRRSLETLSMLIHDRRAGYVQPETATQMQMQMDLEATDGGSSTISSTSSAIPID